In Drosophila nasuta strain 15112-1781.00 chromosome 2R, ASM2355853v1, whole genome shotgun sequence, a single genomic region encodes these proteins:
- the LOC132786807 gene encoding mitogen-activated protein kinase kinase kinase 7-like isoform X1, with protein sequence MPVEITAHFQDIQLNNLIGRGSYGDVYEAKWQTQGREKCIAVKIIRNNSQVSESEKKKCKDDLRREIRNLQKFYHTNIVQLYGVSKDGNNRICLLLEHADCGSLHYFLHVTKKKKVTVVHKLNWMVQCARALEYLHKNKTFHRDLKPQNMLLYHNYCTLKLCDFGTVKQIRTNNTTGTGTYGYMAPEVADASSKYTEICDVFSYGIVFWEVMSRKKPFYDSEIKDPISIQKNLLQGKRPNIQDMKLNKDFNYLIKLIELCWNTKADMRPSMRSIANGLTNVLI encoded by the exons ATGCCCGTTGAAATAACCGCGCACTTCCAAgatatacaactaaacaatttg ATTGGTAGAGGTTCCTATGGAGATGTCTACGAAGCGAAATGGCAAACTCAAGGCCGGGAAAAATGTATTGCGGTGAAGATAATTCGAAACAATAGTCAAGTATCAGAGTCCgagaaaaagaaatgcaaagaTGATCTCCGCAGGGAAATTCGCAATCTACAAAAGTTCTACCATACGAATATTGTACAATTATATGGAGTATCTAAGGATGGGAACAACAGAATTTGTCTCCTTCTGGAGCATGCAGACTGCGGATCACTTCACTATTTTTTACATgttacaaaaaagaaaaaagtcaCTGTGGTTCACAAGCTAAATTGGATGGTCCAATGTGCCAgg GCTTTGGAGTActtgcataaaaataaaacatttcatCGTGATCTCAAGCCGCAAAACATGTTGCTTTACCACAATTATTGTACATTAAAGCTATGTGATTTCGGGACAGTGAAACAAATCAGAACCAACAATACAACCGGAACTGGTACTTATGGTTATATGGCTCCAGAAGTTGCA gaTGCAAGCAGCAAATACACCGAAATATGTGATGTTTTTAGCTATGGCATTGTTTTCTGGGAAGTAATGTCGAGGAAAAAACCGTTCTATGATTCTGAAATTAAGGATCCAATATCCATTCAGAAAAACCTTCTCCAag GTAAACGTCCCAATATACAAGATATGAAgttaaataaagatttcaattacctaattaaattaattgaattgtgcTGGAACACTAAAGCCGATATGCGACCATCTATGCGAAGTATCGCCAATGGCTTAACCAacgttttaatttaa
- the LOC132786808 gene encoding mitogen-activated protein kinase kinase kinase 7-like isoform X2 has translation MEISYDEITDMKLIDFGSYGDVYKAIWKPKSLEIAVKKIRIVSEKEKEDSPREIQNLKKLEHTNIVKLYGVSKDPENKICIVLEYAECGSLYKYLHITQNHIPNDLKIDWMLQCAEAMEYLHSKEKFHRDLKTKNLLLFDQYRTLKICDFGTVKEITTTNTNNTGTPGYMAPEVGERKRYTQMCDVYSFGIVFWEVLARKKPFYEGERPEMSDIEEHEDTNNLKPIIKMCWQQEPEDRLTMKRVIYLIQNYKKNRLYQ, from the exons ATGGAGATAAGCTATGATGAAATAACTGATATGAAGCTG ATTGATTTTGGTAGCTATGGCGATGTGTACAAGGCAATTTGGAAACCTAAAAGTCTAGAAATTGCTgtgaaaaaaataagaatcgtttcagagaaggagaaggaagaTTCCCCAAGAGAAATCCAAAATCTGAAAAAATTGGAACATACAAATATTGTCAAATTATACGGCGTCTCTAAAGATcctgaaaataaaatatgcatagTTTTGGAGTATGCAGAATGTGGATCGCTGTATAAGTATTTGCATATTACTCAAAACCACATTCCCAATGACCTTAAGATAGATTGGATGCTTCAATGCGCCGAg GCAATGGAGTATTTGCATAGTAAAGAAAAATTCCATAGGGATCTTAAGACAAAAAACCTGTTGCTTTTCGACCAATATCgtacattgaaaatatgtgaCTTTGGCACAGTGAAAGAAATCACAACAACTAATACAAATAACACTGGAACACCTGGTTATATGGCACCTGAAGTTGGC GAACGGAAGAGATATACGCAAATGTGCGATGTTTATAGCTTTGGTATAGTTTTCTGGGAAGTACTGGCAAGAAAGAAGCCCTTTTACGAAG GTGAACGTCCGGAGATGAGCGATATAGAGGAACATGAGGACACGAACAACTTAAAaccaataattaaaatgtgctGGCAACAAGAGCCTGAGGATCGTCTGACTATGAAGAGAGTGATTTATCttatacaaaattacaaaaaaaacaggTTATATCAGTAA
- the LOC132786808 gene encoding mitogen-activated protein kinase kinase kinase 7-like isoform X1, with protein MEISYDEITDMKLIDFGSYGDVYKAIWKPKSLEIAVKKIRIVSEKEKEDSPREIQNLKKLEHTNIVKLYGVSKDPENKICIVLEYAECGSLYKYLHITQNHIPNDLKIDWMLQCAEAMEYLHSKEKFHRDLKTKNLLLFDQYRTLKICDFGTVKEITTTNTNNTGTPGYMAPEVGERKRYTQMCDVYSFGIVFWEVLARKKPFYEAGERPEMSDIEEHEDTNNLKPIIKMCWQQEPEDRLTMKRVIYLIQNYKKNRLYQ; from the exons ATGGAGATAAGCTATGATGAAATAACTGATATGAAGCTG ATTGATTTTGGTAGCTATGGCGATGTGTACAAGGCAATTTGGAAACCTAAAAGTCTAGAAATTGCTgtgaaaaaaataagaatcgtttcagagaaggagaaggaagaTTCCCCAAGAGAAATCCAAAATCTGAAAAAATTGGAACATACAAATATTGTCAAATTATACGGCGTCTCTAAAGATcctgaaaataaaatatgcatagTTTTGGAGTATGCAGAATGTGGATCGCTGTATAAGTATTTGCATATTACTCAAAACCACATTCCCAATGACCTTAAGATAGATTGGATGCTTCAATGCGCCGAg GCAATGGAGTATTTGCATAGTAAAGAAAAATTCCATAGGGATCTTAAGACAAAAAACCTGTTGCTTTTCGACCAATATCgtacattgaaaatatgtgaCTTTGGCACAGTGAAAGAAATCACAACAACTAATACAAATAACACTGGAACACCTGGTTATATGGCACCTGAAGTTGGC GAACGGAAGAGATATACGCAAATGTGCGATGTTTATAGCTTTGGTATAGTTTTCTGGGAAGTACTGGCAAGAAAGAAGCCCTTTTACGAAG CAGGTGAACGTCCGGAGATGAGCGATATAGAGGAACATGAGGACACGAACAACTTAAAaccaataattaaaatgtgctGGCAACAAGAGCCTGAGGATCGTCTGACTATGAAGAGAGTGATTTATCttatacaaaattacaaaaaaaacaggTTATATCAGTAA
- the LOC132786807 gene encoding putative mitogen-activated protein kinase kinase kinase 7-like isoform X2 produces MVQCARALEYLHKNKTFHRDLKPQNMLLYHNYCTLKLCDFGTVKQIRTNNTTGTGTYGYMAPEVADASSKYTEICDVFSYGIVFWEVMSRKKPFYDSEIKDPISIQKNLLQGKRPNIQDMKLNKDFNYLIKLIELCWNTKADMRPSMRSIANGLTNVLI; encoded by the exons ATGGTCCAATGTGCCAgg GCTTTGGAGTActtgcataaaaataaaacatttcatCGTGATCTCAAGCCGCAAAACATGTTGCTTTACCACAATTATTGTACATTAAAGCTATGTGATTTCGGGACAGTGAAACAAATCAGAACCAACAATACAACCGGAACTGGTACTTATGGTTATATGGCTCCAGAAGTTGCA gaTGCAAGCAGCAAATACACCGAAATATGTGATGTTTTTAGCTATGGCATTGTTTTCTGGGAAGTAATGTCGAGGAAAAAACCGTTCTATGATTCTGAAATTAAGGATCCAATATCCATTCAGAAAAACCTTCTCCAag GTAAACGTCCCAATATACAAGATATGAAgttaaataaagatttcaattacctaattaaattaattgaattgtgcTGGAACACTAAAGCCGATATGCGACCATCTATGCGAAGTATCGCCAATGGCTTAACCAacgttttaatttaa
- the LOC132786713 gene encoding LOW QUALITY PROTEIN: 45 kDa calcium-binding protein (The sequence of the model RefSeq protein was modified relative to this genomic sequence to represent the inferred CDS: deleted 1 base in 1 codon): protein MLAAGHKMTFVNKLSKSFRWLRCSTLCAILFYMFFIGLILHSTSHKLQQQQQQQQQQQQQQQQQQQGEQQQELSTVDQAPVLAKSTPNSRDQQELEQPQQKQQQQQKQKQQQRQKLKLNNLDLGNAQTKQTEQRQKVQPMSANEVGGSRDGGKDGGGGSKSKSQQRPQPETVIITTSNVNEKQILAKAFKRADRNHDGRLTIQELGQYINRRIVEHIDIAIMNNAREFRRVDIAPADGLITWDEYHRFFLREHGMTEADIDEHDEIRHTSLNRKAREDMMRDKARWSEAARTDLFTLTIDEYLSFRHPESSVANLLELVDDLLRQFDQDGDDQLTLEEFSDLNVDDDEDLLRKSLISKTLVERREEFKRIIDKNHDGKADRGELLDYVNPKTPRYALQEAATLFSLCDENKDELLTLKEMTDNAEIFLQSKMIDTANSFHTEF, encoded by the exons ATGCTCGCTGCCGGCCACAAAATGACTTTCGTTAACAAGCTGAGCAAAAGCTTCCGCTGGCTGCGCTGCTCGACACTGtgcgccattttgttttatatg tttttcaTTGGCCTCATATTGCACAGCACCAGCCacaagctgcagcagcagcagcagcaacaacaacaacaacaacagcagcaacaacagcagcagcaagggGAGCAACAACAGGAGCTGAGCACAGTTGACCAGGCCCCAGTGCTGGCCAAGTCTACGCCCAATAGTCGCGACCAGCAGGAACTGGAGCAaccacagcaaaagcaacagcaacagcaaaagcaaaagcaacagcaacggcaaaagctgaagctgaacaATTTGGATTTGGGCAATGCTCAGACGAAGCAGACGGAGCAGCGGCAAAAAGTGCAACCGATGTCTGCTAATGAGGTGGGTGGCAGCAGAGATGGAGGAAAAGATGGAGGCGGCGGCAGCAAATCCAAGTCACAGCAACGACCACAGCCCGAAACAGTTATAATAACGACCAGCAATGTGAACGAGAAGCAAATACTTGCTAAAGCTTTCAAACG tgCTGATCGAAATCATGATGGTCGTCTGACCATCCAGGAGCTGGGCCAGTATATAAATCGCCGGATTGTGGAGCATATAGACATCGCTATCATGAACAATGCTCGAGAGTTTCGACGTGTGGATATTGCTCCAGCTGATGGACTGATCACTTGGGATGAGTATCATCGATTCTTTCTGCGCGAGCATGGCATGACAGAGGCCGATATCGATGAGCACGATGAGATCAGGCACACCTCACTCAATCGCAAAGCACGCGAGGATATGATGAGGGATAAGGCACGTTGGTCCGAGGCGGCGAGAACCGATCTCTTTACGCTGACCATCGATGAGTATCTGAGCTTTAGGCATCCCGAATCAAGTGTTGCCAATCTGTTGGAGTTGGTGGATGATTTGTTGCGTCAGTTCGATCAGGATGGGGATGATCAGCTGACACTAGAGGAGTTCTCCGATCTGAATGTGGATGATGACGAGGATCTGCTGCGCAAGTCCTTAATCTCCAAAACATTAGTCGAGCGGCGCGAGGAATTCAAGCGCATCATCGATAAGAATCACGATGGCAAAGCCGATCGAGGAGAGCTGCTGGACTATGTGAATCCCAAGACACCACGATATGCCCTCCAAGAGGCGGCCACTTTGTTCAGCTTGTGTGATGAGAACAAGGACGAATTGTTGACACTCAAAGAG ATGACTGACAATGcggaaatatttttgcagtcCAAAATGATCGACACGGCGAATAGTTTTCACACTGAATTCTAA